A stretch of the Neofelis nebulosa isolate mNeoNeb1 chromosome 1, mNeoNeb1.pri, whole genome shotgun sequence genome encodes the following:
- the CCDC127 gene encoding coiled-coil domain-containing protein 127, giving the protein MNNLNDPPNWNIRPNSRADGGDGSRWNYALLVPMLGLAAFRWIWSRESQKEIEKEREAYRQRTAAFQRDLEAKYHAVISENRRAVAHLSLELEKEQNRTTSYREALISQGRKLVEEKKLLEQERARVMQEKRQLQPLRSTYLSFLEKEEDWQRRARLALREFEDALTERQSIYCSLLLPRSRRLEIEKRLLVRASADPVAAELHMAAGLTDIFKHDTYCGDVWNTDRRQNGRLMWLYLKYWELIVELKKYKAVEKAILEK; this is encoded by the exons ATGAATAATTTAAATGACCCTCCCAATTGGAATATCCGGCCTAATTCCAGGGCTGATGGGGGTGATGGAAGCAGATGGAATTATGCCTTGTTGGTTCCAATGCTGGGATTGGCTGCTTTTC GTTGGATTTGGTCTAGGGAGtcccagaaagaaatagaaaaagaaagagaagcgtACCGTCAGAGAACGGCTGCTTTCCAGCGGGATCTTGAAGCGAAGTACCACGCCGTGATCTCAGAAAACCGGCGTGCGGTTGCTCACTTGTCTTTggaacttgaaaaagaacaaaacagaacaactaGTTACCGAGAAGCCCTTATCTCTCAGGGGCGCAAGTTGGTAGAAGAAAAGAAGCTTCTGGAACAGGAGCGGGCTCGGGTCATGCAAGAAAAGAGACAGCTGCAGCCCTTGAGAAGCACATACCTGAGCTtcctggaaaaggaagaagactgGCAGAGGAGGGCCAGGCTTGCGCTGAGAGAGTTTGAAGATGCTCTTACGGAAAGACAGAGCATCTACTGCAGCCTGCTCCTCCCTCGCAGCAGGCGGCTGGAAATAGAGAAGAGGTTACTGGTCCGGGCATCCGCTGACCCAGTTGCCGCCGAGCTGCACATGGCAGCCGGCTTGACCGACATATTTAAGCACGACACATACTGTGGCGATGTCTGGAATACTGACAGACGCCAGAATGGGAGACTCATGTGGTTGTATCTCAAATACTGGGAACTGATTGTTGAACTGAAGAAGTACAAGGCGGTCGAGAAAGCCATACTAGAGAAGTAG